ATGCGATTGATAATAGCCCGCTGGCGTTCATTAAGCGGATACTGATTGGCGTATTGCCACACATGAGCCTTACGAAAGACAACGGCCAAAGTTTCATCGGCTCCATCAATAGCCCGCCCAAGGCAGCCAAAGAACCAATTCAGCCAAGGCGTGATATCCAAGCCGCCCTTTTGGGTGCGTTCCAAAATATCGTAATATTCCTTACGCTCCCGCTCAATCTGGCCGGACATGCTGTAAAAGCGTTGCGGACAGTCATCGGCCCGCGCCAGGGCACAATCAGCAATGGCACGGGCTATGCGCCCGTTACCGTCCTCAAAAGGGTGGATAGTCACAAACCAGAGGTGCGCTATTCCCGCCTTCAGTACAGGATCAAGTTGCAACGGCGCGTTGAACCACTCCAGAAAGTGCTTCATTTCCGTCTCAAGGCGTTCTGCCGCCGGGGCTTCAAAATGAACCTTTTCATGGCCGATGTAGCCGGAGACAACTTGCATGGGACCAGCTTCGGGCTTGCGCCATGAGCCCACGGTGATACGCCGTGATGCCCCAAATCCGGTAGGAAATAGCGCCGCATGCCAGCCAAACAGACGTTCCGCTGTTAGCGGTTCAGCATAGTGCTGCGTTGCGTCCAGCATCATTTCCACAACGCCTTCCACGCTTCTGCTCGGGGCCGTCAAGCCGCCAATGTCAATTCCAAGCCTTCGAGCCAGCGAAGAGCGCACCTGGGGCACATCAAGGGATTCCCCTTCAATGGCGCTCGACTTCACCACATCCAAGGTCAAAGTCTCCAAGCCAGCCTCAGCGCGAATGGAGAAGCCAAGGGCATTCATCCGCCCCAGGAGCAACCCCTGCTTGTGGCGTATGGCGGCAAGCGGTTCCGCCAGCTTTGTAATGTCCCACTGAAATGTCGGCCAGTTCGGCCTATCGTGAATATAGCACATAATCTCCGCACCTCTTGCGGTGAATGTGACAAGGATTCCCCGCAAAGGCAATATTCACCGTAAAAAATGCGGTGAATGTGGGCACATTGAAAGCTTTAACAGAAAATTTCGGGATGAAAGTTAAAATTAAAACGTGTTTCTGTCCCTGCTCGATGCCCGCAGAACGGTTGAAGTATGGCGGCAGGATACGATCAACGGCGACCACACAGTCCTTTAGGCTGGCTGACACCGGAAGAATTTCGCGCAAAGAATATAAACCTGCAACCCATTGGAACCATTAACTTACGATGGTTTACGCAGTGGGGTAAGGTCAGACGGTGGAGGCTCAAAGCTTAACTGGACACGCCAGGTTTTACAATGAACGGACAAACTCGGGGGTGCTGGGCATGGAAACGGCGGGAGCGAGGCAAGTTCATCGCAGACGGCCCAGATGGGAATACCTGCACGTCTGCGTGGATGACGCTTCCAGCGCTGCGTATACCGCTGTCCTCCCGGACGAAACGCCGAATCGGCGGTAGAATTTTTCTTTATGATTTTTTACAGATGGATTCTCTGTTAAAGAACTTTTAAAGACCGATTATCAGCATTAAACCGCACATAATTTCTATCTTTTCAAAAAGTTGCAAATTTTGTCAAATGTTCGCTGAAACTGCCTGTCAATATTGCTGAACATTTTTGTGAGCACTGGAAATGGTTGTTCATGTTGATATCTGTAAGTATACTGCATTATATCTACCGTAATGCCATTGTTTATATTTTTTTTAAAAGTATTGCGAATTTCATTGACTGTGACAACGCGATCGTCGGCCAGGGCGATCACGTAGCGTCGTGCCCCCATGCTCCGCAGACGTTCCTCACGTTCACTGTTGCCTATCCCATAATCAAGCATACAGCGAAAGGCTTTTTCAAACTCGGTGTTGTCTGAGAGCAAAACTTCAAGTCTTTCTTTTGAAAGCAGGCACTCCCTGAGTTTGCCCACGGCTTCGCTGTCGAGGATAAACTTTGATTCCGGGTGCAGGCCGCTGACGACAGGCCCGCCACAAAATGAAACATGCCGTGATGCTGAAAAATATCCCGACATATTTGCCATCATGACAAGGTCGCCGAGAAGAGTCCCGATAGAGTAGGTAAAAAAATCAATTGTGGTATCTTTATCGATGGCCGGATGAAGATCATTCTTTATCATTTCAACAAGATTGATGAGATCATAGTAACTTTCTAGACCCGACTGGATAAAGCGCTCAGGCTGTTCGCAAAGACGTGCGCTAATGGCCGCATTGACAAAGCTGGAACTGGTGAGCGTTGGCAGGGTACGCTTCCGCTCGCGGCTCAGCTGCGCCATGCGTTGCGGATCTGCCCACTTGGCCGGGGCGCGGTTCATATGGAATGCGAGGGGAAAAAGAACAACGGCATGGCCAGTCGCTTCAACAACGGATGCGGCCCACGGCAGATATTTGGTCCAGTATCGTTCATTCAGGCCATGGAGCATGATGACAACATTGCGGGCTTTTCCCATGCCAGCTGGCATCATCACATGGTATCTGAAATTATTATTCTCCTGAATTTCTTCATCAACTTCTGATCCCGTGGCGCTGGCAGCAATCCCAGAATATGCCGAGACACCCCTCTGCCGAGCGGGTGAATGAAAGCTGAAATTTCTGACGACAAAGTTATTGCCAAAAGGCACTTCGTCCTCTGAAAAACTGACTCCGCCCGAAAAAAGTGTGACAAGTTTTGAATAGAGCATATATGTAATCCCTCCAAGTTGTATGATAGTAATACAATTTTAATGCTATCATAATCATGGATTGGCTACTATCAACTAGATTTATACACTATATTTGCATAATTTTAGAATGTCATTACATATATCTATACCTTTAATAGTGGTTGCATAAATCAATAAAAATATTTTCGCATTAGTTATTGCTGAATAATAACAGCCACTTCATGCTCTCGCTGGTCATCAATCAAGGGCACAAGCGAGTCATTTAGTGCAGTTCCATCAAGTGTGATGGAAAAGTTTTTGCCTCCGGCACATTTCTGAGTGATTCTTATGTGATAGACCGCGCTAATATAGCGATAGTGAACGGTGCAACAGCCCCAACTTTCAGGTAGGCAGGGGGCAATTCGCAACGCACCATTTTCAAGGTTGATTCCCATAAGAGATTCAAGCATCAAGCGATACATCCAGGCGGCAGACCCCGTATACCATGTCCAGCCACCCCGCCCAACGAGGCTGGGAGCAGCATAAACATCGGCGGCAGCCACATAGGGTTCCACT
The sequence above is a segment of the Desulfovibrio sp. genome. Coding sequences within it:
- a CDS encoding Fic family protein, which produces MCYIHDRPNWPTFQWDITKLAEPLAAIRHKQGLLLGRMNALGFSIRAEAGLETLTLDVVKSSAIEGESLDVPQVRSSLARRLGIDIGGLTAPSRSVEGVVEMMLDATQHYAEPLTAERLFGWHAALFPTGFGASRRITVGSWRKPEAGPMQVVSGYIGHEKVHFEAPAAERLETEMKHFLEWFNAPLQLDPVLKAGIAHLWFVTIHPFEDGNGRIARAIADCALARADDCPQRFYSMSGQIERERKEYYDILERTQKGGLDITPWLNWFFGCLGRAIDGADETLAVVFRKAHVWQYANQYPLNERQRAIINRMLTGFEGKLTSGKYAKLAKCSPDTALRDIRELMGYGILLQSESGGRSTSYTLVEKTANQ
- a CDS encoding DUF6051 family protein, translating into MLYSKLVTLFSGGVSFSEDEVPFGNNFVVRNFSFHSPARQRGVSAYSGIAASATGSEVDEEIQENNNFRYHVMMPAGMGKARNVVIMLHGLNERYWTKYLPWAASVVEATGHAVVLFPLAFHMNRAPAKWADPQRMAQLSRERKRTLPTLTSSSFVNAAISARLCEQPERFIQSGLESYYDLINLVEMIKNDLHPAIDKDTTIDFFTYSIGTLLGDLVMMANMSGYFSASRHVSFCGGPVVSGLHPESKFILDSEAVGKLRECLLSKERLEVLLSDNTEFEKAFRCMLDYGIGNSEREERLRSMGARRYVIALADDRVVTVNEIRNTFKKNINNGITVDIMQYTYRYQHEQPFPVLTKMFSNIDRQFQRTFDKICNFLKR